A segment of the Actinomyces sp. oral taxon 171 str. F0337 genome:
GCGGACGAGGCTGCGGTGAGTGCGCCGACCTCCACCTCGGGGTGGGCCGTGAGCAGGCGCAGGACCTCACCGCCTGCGTAGCCAGTGGCTCCGGCAACAGCAACTGTCCAAGTCATACAGCAACCATACATCCGCCTGCATAGAAATGCATTCATCAATGGTTGCTGTGATTCTTCTCCTTCCCCGCCTCACTGTCGAGAGCTAGGAGCGACCGTGACGACCGGTGAGCGTGTCGTCATGCAGGGAGGTGGCGATGGCGTCGGCCCACTGGCGCACCTCGTCCCAGTCGCGGTAGTCCCCCTCGCTCGCTCCCCCAAGCCTGGCGATGGAACGCTCGCGCAGGCTGAGCCTGGAGGGGTCGAAGCGCCCGGCGAAGGTCACGTGATCCTCCGGGTCGATGGCCAGGAGCACCGGGCCGATGCGCGTGGGGTCGGAGACCTTGCCCTTGGGCAGGCCGGAGAGCCCCACGGAGAAGGCCCATACGGGCCGGGCCCTGAGGACGTCACGGAAGCGCGTGGTGAAGTCGACGGCCTCCGGCATCCACGTGGTCATGTAGACCGCGCTGCCCAGGATGA
Coding sequences within it:
- a CDS encoding flavodoxin domain-containing protein codes for the protein MKILLTSSSKHGSTDEVAAVIAERLRAAQIDVETKRPEDVDSVEEYDAFILGSAVYMTTWMPEAVDFTTRFRDVLRARPVWAFSVGLSGLPKGKVSDPTRIGPVLLAIDPEDHVTFAGRFDPSRLSLRERSIARLGGASEGDYRDWDEVRQWADAIATSLHDDTLTGRHGRS